In Streptomyces sp. 840.1, one DNA window encodes the following:
- a CDS encoding DUF3488 and transglutaminase-like domain-containing protein — translation MSGRGRLALCAYAATLMAACSMLPLVDPVSWMVQAAFLLAIQYGVGALGRRVPLPRLLTVVAQMLVTLMLLTVAFAREQALAGFLPGPQTVLALSDLLSTGADDVSRYAIPAPATAGIRLMLVGGVLLVGLAVDVLAVTFRSAAPAGLPLLALYSVAAGLSDGGADWLWFILAACGYLLLLLAEGRDRLSQWGRVFAGAAGPRGGPAGGGLPGGGALAPVRTGRRIGALALGIALVVPAALPALDSGLLSGSGAGNGKGGGGGTISAVNPLVSLQNNLNQPDNRQVMSYRTNSNSPQDFYLRILALDQFNGNEWRASTRRLKDVPKRLPSPGGLSPEVAVTEISSNISASSSYQQTYLPLPYPATEVRVGGRWRYESEGRTLVGDGGETTKGAQYQVSSLVVQPTSDQLANAGPAPAALQREYTQVPRSLPQVVKETAEKVTRGAGNAYERAVKLQDYFASDGGFTYDTSVTSGTGSAAIGRFLKDKEGFCVHFSFTMAAMARTLGIPARVAIGFTPGTAQSDGSMSVGLRDAHAWPELYFEGVGWTRFEPTPSRGTAPSYTLPDTPSGDPAGPDHPETGASAATPVAPSASESCPAQSRKQGECGNTVAPGAVGPTDSGTPTGTVLGVTLLVLLVILLPTLPMLWRIRARARRLSFSAGRTPGDATARTLAAWREIIDTAWDHGITPDESLTPRRAAERLVRLGRLGTDGAEAVHRVASAVEQVLYAPEPRPEAGLSHDVREVRAALRASVGGFVRLRAVVAPRSAVRVVWAASDRRAALTARWHLPRRPAWLRRPSGQEG, via the coding sequence ATGAGCGGTCGTGGTCGGCTGGCGCTGTGCGCCTATGCGGCGACGCTGATGGCGGCGTGTTCGATGCTGCCGCTGGTCGACCCGGTCAGCTGGATGGTGCAGGCGGCGTTCCTGCTGGCCATCCAGTACGGGGTGGGCGCGCTGGGCCGGCGGGTGCCGCTGCCCCGGCTGCTGACCGTCGTCGCGCAGATGCTGGTCACGCTGATGCTGCTCACCGTGGCGTTCGCCCGGGAGCAGGCGCTGGCGGGGTTCCTGCCGGGGCCGCAGACGGTGCTGGCGCTCTCCGACCTGCTGTCGACCGGTGCCGACGACGTCAGCCGGTACGCGATTCCGGCACCGGCCACGGCGGGCATCCGGCTGATGCTGGTGGGCGGGGTACTGCTGGTCGGCCTGGCGGTGGACGTGCTGGCGGTGACGTTCCGCAGCGCCGCGCCGGCCGGGCTGCCGCTGCTGGCCCTGTACTCCGTCGCGGCCGGGCTGTCCGACGGCGGCGCGGACTGGCTGTGGTTCATCCTCGCCGCCTGCGGCTATCTGCTCCTGCTGCTGGCCGAGGGCCGCGACCGGCTCTCGCAGTGGGGACGGGTCTTCGCCGGGGCTGCCGGCCCCAGGGGCGGTCCGGCAGGTGGCGGTCTCCCGGGCGGCGGAGCGCTCGCCCCGGTGCGCACGGGACGTCGCATCGGCGCGCTGGCCCTGGGCATCGCGCTGGTCGTCCCCGCGGCGCTGCCCGCCCTCGACAGCGGCCTGCTGTCAGGCTCGGGGGCCGGCAACGGCAAGGGGGGCGGTGGCGGCACCATCTCCGCGGTGAACCCGCTCGTCTCCCTGCAGAACAACCTCAACCAGCCGGACAACCGGCAGGTGATGTCGTACCGCACCAACTCCAACAGTCCGCAGGACTTCTATCTGCGGATCCTGGCGCTGGACCAGTTCAACGGAAACGAATGGCGGGCGTCGACCCGCCGGCTGAAGGACGTGCCCAAGCGGCTGCCGAGCCCCGGGGGCCTGTCCCCGGAGGTGGCGGTCACGGAGATCAGCTCGAACATCTCCGCGTCCAGTTCGTACCAGCAGACCTATCTGCCTCTCCCCTATCCGGCGACCGAGGTCAGGGTCGGAGGCCGCTGGCGGTACGAGTCCGAGGGCCGCACCCTCGTCGGCGACGGCGGGGAGACGACCAAGGGCGCGCAGTACCAGGTGTCCAGCCTGGTCGTGCAGCCGACATCGGACCAGCTGGCCAACGCGGGACCGGCCCCGGCCGCCCTCCAGCGCGAGTACACCCAGGTGCCCCGCTCGCTGCCGCAGGTGGTCAAGGAGACGGCCGAAAAGGTGACCCGGGGCGCCGGCAACGCCTACGAGCGGGCGGTGAAGCTGCAGGACTACTTCGCCTCGGACGGCGGGTTCACCTATGACACCTCGGTGACCTCCGGGACCGGCAGCGCGGCGATCGGCCGCTTCCTCAAGGACAAGGAGGGCTTCTGCGTCCACTTCTCCTTCACGATGGCCGCGATGGCCCGGACGCTCGGCATTCCGGCCAGGGTGGCGATCGGCTTCACTCCGGGCACCGCGCAGTCGGACGGTTCGATGTCGGTCGGGCTGCGCGACGCGCACGCCTGGCCGGAGCTGTACTTCGAGGGCGTCGGCTGGACCCGCTTCGAGCCGACCCCCTCGCGCGGCACCGCCCCCTCGTACACCCTGCCGGACACCCCCTCCGGCGATCCGGCCGGCCCGGACCACCCGGAGACGGGCGCTTCGGCCGCCACGCCGGTCGCTCCGTCCGCGTCGGAGAGCTGCCCGGCGCAGTCGCGCAAGCAGGGCGAGTGCGGCAACACGGTGGCGCCGGGAGCGGTGGGCCCGACGGATTCGGGTACGCCGACGGGCACGGTGCTCGGCGTGACCCTGTTGGTGCTGCTCGTCATTCTGCTGCCGACGCTGCCGATGCTCTGGCGGATCCGGGCACGGGCCCGCCGGCTGAGCTTCTCCGCCGGGCGTACGCCCGGCGACGCGACCGCCCGAACGCTGGCGGCCTGGCGGGAGATCATCGATACGGCGTGGGACCACGGCATCACCCCGGACGAGTCCCTGACCCCGCGCAGGGCGGCGGAGCGCCTGGTGCGCCTGGGACGGCTCGGCACCGACGGGGCCGAGGCGGTGCACCGGGTGGCGAGCGCGGTGGAGCAGGTGCTCTACGCTCCGGAGCCGAGGCCCGAGGCAGGGCTCTCGCACGACGTGCGGGAGGTGAGGGCCGCGCTGCGGGCCTCGGTCGGCGGGTTCGTCCGGCTCCGCGCGGTCGTGGCACCGCGATCGGCCGTACGGGTGGTGTGGGCGGCCTCGGACCGCCGGGCGGCCCTGACCGCCCGGTGGCACCTGCCCCGACGCCCGGCGTGGCTTCGGCGTCCGTCCGGCCAGGAGGGCTGA
- a CDS encoding bifunctional 2-polyprenyl-6-hydroxyphenol methylase/3-demethylubiquinol 3-O-methyltransferase UbiG: protein MSDQLRPRASLRTAVVWEVLKDALDRRVKATGRDALDVLDTGGGTGNFAVPAARLGHRVTVVDPSPNALFALERRAAEAGVADRVRGVQGDILGLFDVVERGGYDAALCHGVLEYVDDPAQGVRNAVDALRPEGALSLLAAGLGGAVLARALAGHFTEARQALSDPAGRWGEGDPMPRRYTAEQLTELVSAAGAEVGAVHGVRVFADLVPGVLVDTEPGAMEALLKLETAAAELPAFHSVATQLHVLGARQA, encoded by the coding sequence GTGTCGGACCAGCTGCGCCCCCGCGCCTCCCTCCGTACCGCCGTGGTCTGGGAGGTCCTCAAGGACGCCCTCGACCGCCGGGTCAAGGCGACCGGCAGGGACGCCCTGGACGTACTGGACACCGGTGGCGGTACGGGCAACTTCGCCGTGCCGGCGGCCCGCCTCGGCCACCGGGTCACCGTCGTCGACCCCAGCCCCAACGCCCTCTTCGCGCTGGAGCGCCGCGCAGCGGAGGCCGGGGTGGCCGACCGGGTCCGCGGCGTCCAGGGCGACATCCTCGGCCTGTTCGACGTGGTCGAGCGCGGTGGCTACGACGCGGCGCTCTGTCACGGCGTCCTGGAGTACGTGGACGACCCCGCCCAGGGCGTGCGCAACGCGGTGGACGCGCTCCGCCCCGAAGGCGCCCTCAGCCTGCTCGCCGCCGGGCTGGGCGGGGCGGTCCTGGCCCGTGCGCTCGCCGGTCACTTCACCGAGGCCAGGCAGGCGCTCAGTGACCCGGCGGGCCGCTGGGGTGAGGGCGACCCGATGCCCAGGCGGTACACGGCCGAGCAGCTCACCGAGCTGGTGTCGGCGGCGGGTGCGGAGGTCGGCGCGGTGCACGGCGTGCGCGTCTTCGCGGACCTCGTTCCGGGCGTCCTCGTGGACACCGAGCCCGGAGCGATGGAAGCCCTGCTCAAGCTGGAGACGGCGGCCGCCGAACTGCCGGCCTTCCACTCGGTGGCGACCCAGCTGCACGTTCTGGGTGCCAGGCAGGCCTGA
- a CDS encoding DUF3040 domain-containing protein — protein MPLSEHEQRMLEQMERALYAEDPKFATALEGSGLRTYTRRRVYQAVAGFLVGIALLMAGMVAQQIWISVVGFLVMLGCAVLAVTGWRKAPKPGEQQAAGTGAGGGGERRQPKQRRTVMNRIEQRWQRRRDEQGQ, from the coding sequence GTGCCGCTCTCGGAGCACGAGCAGCGAATGCTCGAGCAAATGGAGCGAGCGCTGTACGCCGAAGATCCCAAGTTCGCGACAGCGCTCGAGGGAAGCGGGCTGCGTACGTACACCCGGCGACGGGTCTACCAGGCAGTTGCTGGCTTCCTGGTGGGTATCGCGCTCCTCATGGCCGGAATGGTCGCCCAGCAGATCTGGATCAGCGTGGTGGGGTTCCTCGTCATGCTGGGCTGCGCGGTGCTCGCGGTCACGGGTTGGCGCAAGGCACCCAAGCCCGGTGAGCAACAGGCAGCCGGGACCGGGGCCGGAGGCGGGGGCGAGCGTCGACAGCCCAAGCAGCGCCGGACCGTGATGAACAGGATCGAGCAGCGGTGGCAGCGCCGCCGCGATGAGCAGGGCCAGTAA
- a CDS encoding DUF58 domain-containing protein, which translates to MSAGGPTAMDDSDDKGGLRAALSGLTTRGRSFLAAGIAAAVCAYVLGQGDLLRVGLLLAVLPLVCVGVLFRTRYRVAGTRRLSPSRVSAGTEARVHLRMDNVSRLPTGLLMLQDRVPYVLGPRPRFVLDRVEAGGRREVSYRVRSDLRGRYPLGPLQLRLSDPFGMCELTRSFTAYDSLVVIPRTEPLPPVRLAGESSGYGEGRQRSLALAGEDDVIPRGYRHGDDLRRVHWRSTARYGELMVRREEQPQRARCTVLLDTRQIAYQGAGPDSAFEWAVSGAASALMHMLQRGFSVRLLTDEGSALPVEGAGGFAGSGQDPAAAAGLMMDTLAEVDNSDGGGLSRAYDVLRGGNEGLLIAFLGDLDEEQAAVAARMRQRSGGAVAFVLDSDAWVHGESPTTEAASEQRLRLLRDSGWTAVAVKPGTDLAGLWQQASHLGSLSPSAAVGGTTGGTTGFSGGWS; encoded by the coding sequence ATGAGCGCCGGGGGGCCGACCGCGATGGACGACAGCGACGACAAGGGGGGTCTGCGGGCCGCTCTGAGCGGGCTGACCACGCGCGGCCGGTCCTTCCTCGCCGCCGGCATCGCCGCCGCGGTCTGCGCGTACGTGCTGGGCCAGGGGGATCTGCTGCGGGTCGGACTGCTGCTCGCGGTCCTGCCGCTGGTCTGCGTGGGGGTGCTCTTCCGGACCCGGTACCGGGTCGCGGGGACCCGGCGGCTGTCGCCGTCCCGGGTGTCCGCGGGCACCGAGGCGCGGGTCCACCTGCGGATGGACAACGTCTCGCGGCTGCCCACCGGCCTGCTGATGCTCCAGGACCGGGTGCCCTACGTGCTGGGCCCGCGGCCCCGCTTCGTCCTGGACCGGGTGGAGGCGGGCGGCCGGCGCGAGGTGTCCTACCGGGTGCGGTCCGACCTGCGCGGGCGTTACCCGCTCGGCCCGCTGCAGCTGCGGCTGAGCGATCCGTTCGGGATGTGCGAGCTCACCCGTTCGTTCACCGCGTACGACTCCCTCGTCGTCATCCCGAGGACCGAACCGCTGCCGCCGGTGCGGCTGGCGGGCGAGTCCTCCGGGTACGGCGAGGGCCGGCAGCGCTCGCTCGCGCTGGCCGGCGAGGACGACGTGATCCCGCGCGGCTACCGGCACGGCGACGATCTGCGCCGCGTCCACTGGCGTTCGACCGCGCGCTACGGCGAGCTGATGGTGCGCCGCGAGGAGCAGCCGCAGCGGGCCAGGTGCACGGTGCTGCTGGACACCCGGCAGATCGCGTACCAGGGGGCCGGGCCCGACTCGGCGTTCGAGTGGGCGGTTTCGGGGGCCGCCTCCGCGCTGATGCACATGCTGCAACGGGGCTTCTCCGTCCGGCTCCTGACGGACGAGGGCAGCGCGCTCCCGGTCGAGGGGGCGGGCGGTTTCGCCGGCTCGGGCCAGGACCCGGCGGCCGCCGCCGGGCTGATGATGGACACCCTCGCCGAGGTGGACAACTCCGACGGGGGCGGCCTCTCCCGCGCGTACGACGTGCTGCGCGGCGGCAACGAGGGCCTGCTGATCGCCTTCCTGGGCGATCTGGACGAGGAACAGGCGGCGGTGGCCGCCCGGATGCGGCAGCGCAGCGGTGGTGCCGTCGCGTTCGTGCTGGACAGCGACGCCTGGGTGCACGGTGAGTCGCCGACCACCGAGGCGGCGTCCGAGCAGCGGCTGCGGCTGCTGCGTGACTCGGGGTGGACGGCGGTCGCGGTCAAGCCCGGCACCGACCTCGCCGGGCTGTGGCAGCAGGCGAGCCATCTCGGTTCGCTGAGCCCGTCCGCGGCCGTGGGCGGCACGACGGGCGGTACGACAGGTTTCTCCGGTGGTTGGTCATGA